The Lycium ferocissimum isolate CSIRO_LF1 chromosome 1, AGI_CSIRO_Lferr_CH_V1, whole genome shotgun sequence genome includes a region encoding these proteins:
- the LOC132059366 gene encoding protein NRT1/ PTR FAMILY 6.3-like: protein MALPHTQQDAKALPDAWDYKGRPALRSSSGGWASGAMILGVEAVERLTTLGIAVNLVTYLTGTMHLGNATAANNVTNFLGTSFMLTLLGGFVADTFLGRYLTIGIFATVQAIGVTILTISTIIPSLRPPKCDQGRSSCIPANSKQLMVLYIALYMTALGTGGLKSSVSGFGTDQFDDRDEKEKGQMIKFFDWFFFFINVGSLGAVTILVYVQDNLGREWGYGICACAIVIALVVFLFGTRKYRFKKLVGSPLTQIASVFVAAWRNRHLEVPSDSSLLYEIDDNIFGEGNKKSKQKLPHSKEYRFLDKAAIKVDGDQSTGSNVVNKWTLSTLTDVEEVKLLIRMLPTWATTIMFWTVYAQMTTFSVSQATTMDRHIGKSFEIPPASLTVFFVGSILLTVIFYDRVIVPICRRVANKSHGLTPLQRIFIGLILSILAMIAAALTEVKRLKVAHLNGLTNDPNAIIPMSVFWLIPQFLLIGAGEAFTYIGQLDFFLRECPKGMKTMSTGLFLSTLALGFFFSSILVTIVHMVTGTTHPWLADNLNQGKLYDFYWLLAILSVLNLMFFLYTSKTYVYKEKRLAELGIELEDSGPVCH, encoded by the exons ATGGCACTTCCTCATACCCAACAAGATGCAAAAGCTCTCCCTGATGCTTGGGATTACAAAGGAAGGCCAGCTCTTAGGTCCTCCTCTGGTGGTTGGGCTAGTGGTGCAATGATTTTAG GTGTTGAAGCTGTGGAGAGGCTAACAACACTAGGCATTGCTGTAAACTTGGTGACTTATTTGACTGGAACTATGCATTTAGGCAATGCTACTGCAGCCAACAATGTTACCAATTTTCTTGGAACTTCTTTTATGCTCACTTTGCTTGGTGGATTTGTTGCTGACACTTTTCTCGGAAG GTATCTTACAATTGGAATATTTGCCACTGTTCAAGCAATA GGTGTCACAATCTTAACCATCTCTACCATAATCCCAAGCTTGCGACCACCAAAATGTGACCAAGGCAGATCTTCATGCATCCCGGCAAACAGCAAACAACTCATGGTCCTATATATAGCCTTATACATGACAGCCCTCGGCACCGGTGGCCTGAAATCGAGCGTCTCGGGTTTCGGTACCGATCAATTCGACGACAGGGATGAGAAGGAAAAAGGACAGATGATTAAATTCTTCGATTGgttctttttcttcataaatGTTGGTTCACTAGGTGCTGTTACAATACTGGTGTACGTTCAAGATAATTTGGGAAGGGAGTGGGGTTATGGTATATGTGCATGTGCTATTGTGATTGCACTTGTTGTGTTTTTATTTGGCACAAGGAAATATAGGTTCAAGAAACTTGTGGGGAGTCCATTGACACAAATTGCTTCAGTATTTGTGGCTGCTTGGAGAAATAGGCATTTGGAAGTGCCTTCAGATTCTTCACTTCTCtatgaaattgatgataatATTTTTGGTGAGGGAAATAAGAAAAGCAAGCAAAAATTGCCTCATAGCAAGGAGTATCG ATTCTTGGACAAGGCAGCCATTAAGGTAGATGGTGATCAATCTACTGGAAGTAATGTTGTGAACAAGTGGACATTATCAACCTTAACAGATGTTGAAGAAGTAAAATTGTTAATCAGAATGTTACCAACATGGGCCACAACTATTATGTTTTGGACAGTCTATGCACAAATGACCACATTTTCTGTGTCTCAAGCAACCACTATGGACCGTCACATCGGAAAATCCTTCGAAATTCCCCCCGCCTCACTCACGGTTTTCTTCGTCGGAAGTATCCTCTTGACCGTAATTTTTTACGATCGAGTCATCGTTCCGATTTGTCGACGTGTCGCTAACAAATCACATGGACTAACCCCATTGCAAAGAATTTTCATAGggttaattctttcaattttagccATGATTGCTGCTGCCCTAACAGAGGTTAAAAGATTAAAGGTTGCCCACTTGAATGGGCTAACAAATGATCCAAATGCCATAATTCCAATGAGTGTATTTTGGCTAATTCCACAATTCTTGCTAATAGGGGCAGGTGAGGCATTTACATATATTGGCCAACTTGATTTTTTCTTAAGGGAATGTCCTAAAGGGATGAAGACAATGAGTACAGGGTTATTTTTGAGTACCCTTGCACTAGGGTTTTTCTTTAGTTCAATTTTGGTCACAATTGTGCATATGGTCACTGGAACTACACACCCATGGCTAGCTGATAATTTGAACCAAGGGAAGCTATATGATTTCTATTGGCTTTTGGCTATATTGAGTGTGTTGAACTTGATGTTTTTCTTGTATACTTCGAAAACATATGTGTACAAGGAGAAGAGGCTTGCCGAACTGGGAATCGAATTGGAGGACTCTGGACCAGTTTGT